The genomic interval GCTCGCGGTCGACGGCGGCATGACCCAGTACTGAGCGCGATCGGGGCGCCCGCGGGCGCCCCGAGGGCGGCTCGCCCGGTCTCGCGCCGCAGGCGAGCCGCCCGTACCACCCCAGATGCGGCGCGAACCCGAACACGAAGGAGTGGCAGGAATCATGACCGGAAGACTCGCAGGCAAGGTGGCGTTCATCACGGGGGCGGCGCGAGGACAGGGGCGCTCCCACGCGATCCGGCTCGCGCAGGAGGGCGCCGACATCATCGCCGTGGACGTCTCGCAGCAGATCGAGACCGTCCCCTACCCGACCGCCCGCGCCGAGGATCTCGCCGAGACCGTGCGGCAGGTCGAGGCGCTCGACCGCCGCATCGTCGCCCGCGAGGCCGACGTCCGCGACCTCGCCGCGCTCACCGCCGTCGTCGATGACGCGGTCGCCGAGCTCGGCCGGCTCGACATCGTGCTCGCGAACGCCGGGATCTCGACCCCCGCCTCGTCCCTCGACATGGACGAGGAGACGTGGCAGACGATGATCGACATCAATCTCACCGGGGTCTGGAAGACGATCAAGGCCGCGGTGCCCCACATCCAGGCGGGCGGCCGCGGCGGTTCCGTCGTCATCACGAGTTCGCTCGCGGCCATCTACGCGAACCCGGGGACGGCGCACTACTCGGCGGCGAAAGCCGGCCTCGTCATGCTCGCGAAGGTGCTGGCGAAGGAGCTGGCGCCGGAGTCGATCCGGGTCAACACGGTGCACCCCACGACGGTCGCGACCGACATGATCCTCAACGAGCCGACCTACCGGCTGTTCCGTCCCGACCTCGAGCACCCGACGCGCGAGGATTTCGAGGTCGCCGCGCGCACGCTCAACCGGCTGCCCATCGCGGCCATGGAGCCGGTGGACATCTCGAACGCCATCCTCTACCTCGTCTCCGACGACGGCCGCTACGTCACCGGCACGACCCATGTCGTGGACGCGGGCGGACAGCTCTGACGACCGACGACGAACCGCACCACGAGAGAAAGGGAAGACACCATGACCGGAAGACTCGAAGGCAAAGTGGCGTTCATCACCGGGGCCGCCCGCGGGCAGGGGCGCTCGCACGCGCTCCGGATGGCGCAGGAGGGTGCCGACATCATCGCGATCGACCTCTGCGAGGCGGTGCCGAGCATCAGCCGGTTCTATCCGGGCGCCACCGAGGAGGATCTCGCCGAGACCGTGCGGCAGGTCGAGGCGCTCGACCGCCGGATCATCGCCTCGAAGGCCGATGTGCGCGACTACGACGCGCTCAAGGGCGCGCTCGACGCGGGCGTCGCCGAACTCGGCCACGTCGACATCGTCGCGGCGAACGCGGGCGTGTTCTCCTTCGGCGACAAGACGCAGGACGTCACCGACGCCGACTGGCAGGACGTGATCGACATCAACCAGACGGGCGTCTGGCACACGGCCAAGGCGGTCATCCCGCACCTCATCGAGCAGGGCACGGGCGGCTCGATCATCATCACCAGCTCCACCGCGGGGATCAAGGGCACGCCGAACGTCGCCGCGTACACGGCCTCCAAGCACGCGGTCGTCGGCATCATGCGCACCCTCGCGCTGGAGCTCGCGCCGCACCGCGTGCGCGTGAACACCGTGCACCCGACGGGCGTCGACACCGACATGATCCAGAACGAGGCGACCTTCCGCCTGTTCATGCCCGATGTCGAGCACCCGACCCGCGAGCAGGCGGCGCCGATCTTCCAGTCGACGAACGCGCTGCCGGTGCCCTGGGTGGAGCCGATCGACATCTCGAACGCCGTGCTCTTCCTCGCCTCCGACGAGGCGCGGTACGTCACCGGCACCGAGCTCAAGGTCGACGCCGGGTACACGATCAAGTAGCGGGAAGGGACGAGGATCATGGGAATGCTCGAAGGCAAGGTCGCCCTCATCACGGGCGGCTCGCGC from Leucobacter allii carries:
- a CDS encoding mycofactocin-coupled SDR family oxidoreductase, encoding MTGRLEGKVAFITGAARGQGRSHALRMAQEGADIIAIDLCEAVPSISRFYPGATEEDLAETVRQVEALDRRIIASKADVRDYDALKGALDAGVAELGHVDIVAANAGVFSFGDKTQDVTDADWQDVIDINQTGVWHTAKAVIPHLIEQGTGGSIIITSSTAGIKGTPNVAAYTASKHAVVGIMRTLALELAPHRVRVNTVHPTGVDTDMIQNEATFRLFMPDVEHPTREQAAPIFQSTNALPVPWVEPIDISNAVLFLASDEARYVTGTELKVDAGYTIK
- a CDS encoding mycofactocin-coupled SDR family oxidoreductase, yielding MTGRLAGKVAFITGAARGQGRSHAIRLAQEGADIIAVDVSQQIETVPYPTARAEDLAETVRQVEALDRRIVAREADVRDLAALTAVVDDAVAELGRLDIVLANAGISTPASSLDMDEETWQTMIDINLTGVWKTIKAAVPHIQAGGRGGSVVITSSLAAIYANPGTAHYSAAKAGLVMLAKVLAKELAPESIRVNTVHPTTVATDMILNEPTYRLFRPDLEHPTREDFEVAARTLNRLPIAAMEPVDISNAILYLVSDDGRYVTGTTHVVDAGGQL